The Microbacterium natoriense genomic interval AGCCTGAGCCTGATCCTGACGGACGGCGGGCAGGTGGGCAGCCGACTCGAGAGCCTCACGGGTCTCGTCGGCATCCAGTCCGACCTCGATCGCGAGATCGACGAGATCGTCGATGCGGCCGACATGCCGGCCCTCGGTGAAGTACGCCGACATCAGGCGCTCCTCCATCTCGTGCTGCAGACCCTGGGCCTTCGCGAAGTGCAGCAGCTCGTGCGCCTTCACGGTGTTGGTGTGCTGCAGAAGGTCGAACCGGTACGCGAGACCGGCCTCCGCCGCGACACCGGTGACGTGTGAGAGCATCTGCTCGACCTGCGCGCGCGGCATGCCCTTGTGACCTGCGAGGAAGTCGACCTCATCGCCGTGGAAGTCGACGGGAGTGTCGGGCGACAGCTCGAACGAGTGGAACGTGATGTTCACCTGCGGGGCGTCCTCATCAGCGGCCACCGCGTCGAGACCCTTCTCGAGATTGCGCTTGCCGATGTAGCACCACGGGCAGGCGATGTCGGACCAGATGTCGATCGAGATGGGTTCAGTCACACTCTCATCCAACCGCATACGCCCGGGCGCTATTCCGTTCTAGGCTTCTCGGATGCTCTCTTCCGCCGATCTCCTGCCGTTCCGACCCGACAGAGTGCTGATCGCCGGCGTCACCGGTTCGGGCAAGACGACGCTCGCTCGGCGGGTCGAGGACAGATGGGGACTCCGCCACATCGAAATCGACGGACTCTTCCACGGTCCGGACTGGACCCCTCGTCCGAGTTTCCTCGACGACGTGCGCACGTTCGCCGGAGAGGATCGCTGGGTCACCGAGTGGCAGTACACGAGCAAGGGGACGGATGACATCCTCGCCCCGCGCGCGCAGGTGGTGCTGTGGCTCGATTATCCGTATCGGGTCGTGCGCACGCGCCTCATCCGCCGGACCGCGTCACGACAGCTGCTGCGCACCCGTCTGTGGAACGGCAACACCGAGCGCGGCCTTCTCAGCATGTTCCGCCGCGACCCTGAGGAGAACATCCTGCTCTGGCAGACGAGGACGCTGCGCAAATGGAGCGAGCGGATGCCGGTCGTCGAAGAGCGCTTCCCGCACCTGACGATCGTGCGGCTGCGGAATCCGCGCGAGACCGAGCGGTGGTTGCGGGCTCAGGCCTGATCGGGCGAATCCACCGCGCCGCCGAAGCGGCGATCTCGCGAGAGGTACACGCCGATCGCGCGCCACAGCTCCTCGCGGGAGAAGTCCGGCCACAGCGTGTCGAGGAAGACCATCTCGGCGTAAGCCGATTCCCACAGGAGGAAGTTCGAGGTCCGCTGCTCCCCCGAGCTGCGCACGAACAGATCGACGTCGGGCATGTCCGGGACGTACAGGTTGCGCCGGATCGTCTTCTCGGTGATCGCGCTCGGCTTGACCCGCCCGGCGGCGACATCCGACGCGATCGCCCGCATCGCGTCGACGAGCTCGACGCGGCCTCCGTAATTGACGCACATCGTGAGGGTGAGCACGTCGTTGCCGCGGGTGAGCTGCTCGGCGTACTGCAGCTCCTTGATCACACTGCCCCACAGGCGCGGCTTCCGCCCCGCCCAGCGCACCCGCACACCCCACTCGTTGAGCTGATCGCGCCGACGGTGCAGGACATCGCGGTTGTACCCCATCAGGAAGCGCACCTCCTCGGGCGAGCGCGCCCAGTTCTCCGTCGAGAACGCGTACACCGACAGGTGTTTCACACCGGCCTGGATGGCGCCGGCCACCACATCGAGCAGGACCTCCTCGCCCGCCTTGTGCCCCTCGATGCGGTTCAGTCCCCGGCGGTTCGCCCACCGGCCGTTCCCGTCCATGACGATCGCCACGTGCTCGGGAACCTTCGGGAACGCGGGAGGTTGCACTCCGGTCCAGTCCAGCGGACGGTATGCGACGGCATCCTTGTGCGTGTACGGCTTCGGGGTCACCGGTTTCCTTCCAGGTGAGCGAGCGAGCGGATGCCGCGCTCGAGGTGCCATTGGGCGTAGGCGGCGACGAGTCCGGATGCCGCCGAGGTCTCGACCGGAGAAGCCGCGTCGATGATCTCCCACTCCCCCGCCATGAGCGATCGCAGCAATGCGATCGTCCGTTCTGCGATCTTGGGACTTCCCGCCGGCGCGTCATTCCGGCACACCATCCCGCCGAGCTGTCCGATGAAGTTCGCATGCGGACCGGGTGCACCGCACCGGGCGCAGTCCCCGAGAGAGGGCGCCCAGCCGGACAACGCCATGACGCGCAGAAGATAGGAGTCGAGGATGCTGCGCGCGGCGTGTTCGCCCCGGGAGAGCGCGCGGAGCCCGCCGACCAGCAGAAGATACTGCTCGGGCGTCGCCTCGGAATCGCTCAGGCGATCGGCCGTCTCGACCATGGCGTTGGCGGCGGTGAACCGATCGTAGTGCGCGGCGATCTCGGCGCCGTAGGAACCCAGCGACTCCGCCTGCTGCACGATGTCGAGCGATCGCCCCTGGTACAGCTGCACGTCCGCGACCATGAACGGTTCGAGGCGCGAGCCGAACTTCGACGAGGTGCGCCGCACCCCTTTCGCGACCGCGCGCAGCTTGCCGTGTCGTCTCGAGAGCATGGTGACGATGCGATCCGCCTCACCGAGCTTGTGAGTGCGCAGGATCACCGCTTCATCTCGGTACGTCGGCACCTCTCGATTATCCTCCGTGCGGGACAATAGAGGGGTGACCGAACCGCTCTTCACCGTTCCGCTCTGGGCTGATCTCCTCGGCGTCGGCCTCGGCGGCGTGCAGGGCGCGATGTTCGCCTCGGGATTCCAGGGGCAGCGACGCCTGGACTGGCTCGGTGTCGCGATCATCGGCATCATGATCGGCATGGGCGGCGGACTCATCCGCGACATCCTGCTCGGGGTACCGCCCGCCTCGCTCAAGAGCGACTGGTACCTGGTGACGGCCACGGGTGCGGCGCTGTTCGGGATGCTGCTGGCCGGACTCTTCAACCGACTCAACAAGGTCATCGTCGTGCTCGATGCCGTCGTCATCGGAATGTTCGGCGCTTTCGGGACGAGCAAGGCGATCGCATTCGGCGTCCCGCCCGTCCCGGCCGTCTTCATCGGCGCATGTGCCGCAGTCGGAGGCGGGGTGCTGCGGGACATGCTGATGGGCCTGCCGACCGCGATCATGCACGTCGGCTCGCTATACGCCGTCGCCGCGGGTGCGGGATGCGCTTTCATCGCGATCGCCGTGCAGGGCTTCGGCATGTCGGTCACCCTCGCCGCGATCATCGGTATCGTCGTCACCGCGGTGATCCGCATCCTCGCCGTGAGCTTCGACGTCTCATTGCCGGAGCAGCGCCGCCTCTACCGGCGCCGTGTAGCCGCGGAGACCGGCATGATCCCCATCATCAAGCCCCCCGCCGACTGAGCCCTCGGTCACCTGCCGCGGCCGGCCGAACGCCGCGGCCCTCATATGGCACCTGCCGTCGGAATCCGCCAGCCGATCCGACCAGAGGTGCCGCGTCCTCGATACCCGCCGAACTGAAACTGGCGCCTCTGGTCGGGATCCTGCGTGGATTCCGACCAGAGGCGCCACCTGGGAGCGAAAAGGTCGTCCCCGGACGGGGAGCGAGACGTCTCAGACGGCGGCGAGCTCCTGCGCGCGGGTGCGGATCGAGCGGTTCACACCCGACACGATCGCCTTGAGCGAGGCGGTCGAGATGTCTCCGTCGACGCCGACGCCCCACAGGCGCTGGTCGCCGACCTGCAGCTCGACATAGGCGGCCGCCTGCGCGTCGCCTCCCGCGCTGAGGGCGTGCTCCACGTAGTCATACACGGTGATGTCGAAGCCCTGCTCACGGAGCACCTCGACGAACGCCGCGACGGGTCCGTTCCCGGAACCCGCGACCGTCAGCTGCTGCTCGTCGTCGCGCAGCACGACGTCGAGGATCACCTCGCCCGACATGTCGCTGCGCGTCTGCGTGGCCAGCAGCTCGAAGCGGCCCCACTTCGCCGCCGAGTCGTCGGCCGGCAGGTACTCGTCGGAGAAGATCGACCAGATCTGCTCGCTCGTCAGCTCGCCGCCCTCGGCATCCGTCTTCGCCTGGACGACCCCGGAGAACTCGATCTGCAGCTTGCGGGGCAGATCGATCGCGTGGTCTGCCTTCAACAGGTACGCGACACCGCCCTTGCCAGACTGCGAGTTGACGCGGATGACGGCCTCGTAGGAACGTCCGAGATCCTTCGGGTCGATCGGCAGGTACGGCACCGCCCACTCGATCTCGTCGACCGTGACGCCCTCGGCCTCGGCCGTCGCCGCCATCGCCTCGAAGCCCTTCTTGATCGCGTCCTGGTGCGAGCCGCTGAACGCGGTGAACACCAGGTCGCCCGCCCAGGGGCTGCGCTCGGGAACCGGCAGCTGGTTGCAGTACTCGACCGTGCGCTTGACCTGGTCGATGTCGCTGAAGTCGATCTGCGGGTCGATGCCCTGCGTGAACAGGTTGATGCCCAGCGCGACGAGGTCGACGTTTCCGGTGCGCTCGCCATTGCCGAACAGGCATCCCTCGATGCGGTCCGCTCCGGCCATGTAGCCGAGCTCGGCCGCGGCGATCGCGGTGCCGCGGTCGTTGTGCGGATGCAGCGACAGGATGACGTTCTCACGATGGGCGAGGTTGCGGCTCATCCATTCGATCGAATCGGCGTACACGTTGGGCGTGGCCATCTCGACGGTTGCGGGCAGGTTGATGATGACCTTGCGGTCGGGCGTCGGCTCGAAGATCTCGATGACCTGGTTGCAGACCTCGACCGCGAACTTCAGCTCGGTGCCGGTGTAGCTCTCGGGTGAGTACTCGTAGTACACCTGCGTGTCGGGAATCGTCTTCTCGAACTTCCGGCACAGTCGAGCACCTTCGAGTGCGATGTCGACGATTCCCTGCTTGTCGGTGCGGAACACGACCTCGCGCTGCAGCACGCTGGTGGAGTTGTACAGGTGCACGATCGCCTGCTTGGCTCCGGCGATCGACTCGTATGTGCGCTCGATCAGGTGCTCCCGCGCCTGGGTCAGCACCTGGATCGTGACGTCGTCCGGGATCAGGTTCTCTTCGATGAGCTGACGGACGAAATCGAAGTCGGTCTGGCTCGCCGAGGGGAAGCCGACCTCGATCTCCTTGTACCCCATGCCGACGAGCAACTCGAACATCACTCGCTTGCGCTCGGGCGACATCGGGTCGATGAGAGCCTGATTGCCGTCACGGAGATCGACGGCGCACCACCTGGGCGCCTGCGTGATGCGGGCGTCCGGCCAGGTGCGGTCGGGGAGTTCGACGGCGAGCTGCTCGTGGTAGGGCCGGTACTTGTGAATCGGCATCGACGACGGGCGCTGATTGTTCTTCATGATGGGGCTTCTTCTCTTCGTCAGATTGAACGGGCCAACACAAGCGCCGCGACGAGGAAGGCCCTAGTTATCAGGACTCGTCGCGGCAGCTAAGAAGAAGCAGACCGCCGAAAGGCATGCCGCCATGCTAGCAGGTCGATCCCGCTGAGACGATCGGACCTCCGCCGACACTGACAGGTATGAGCACCCCTCGCACCCGCGCCATCGTCGGCGTCGCATCCGCCCTCGCGCTTCTCGCGCTCACCGCCTGCAGCACCTCGCCGGGAAGCTCGCCTGCACCGACCAGTGTGTCGCTCGTGACGGCGCCCGCACCCGACGGGCGGGTGATCGCGACGGGCACCGTGATCGATGACGGCGGCCATGTGCAGCTCTGTCTGGGGGCGGTCGCCGAATCCCACCCTCCGCAGTGCTCGGGTGTCCCGCTCGAGGGCTGGACCTGGGAGGGCGTCGACGGCAGTGAGACGGCCGACACCACGACCTGGGGAACCTACGCCGTCTACGGCATCTTCGACGGCGAGAAGGTCGCCGTGACAGATCCGCCGATCATGCTCGCCCTGTACGACCCGATTCGACCGGAGGATCCTACGGGAGGCGAGGTCGGCACGACGGCGGATGCCGAACTCGCTCGCGTACAGGACGACATCGCAGAGCGCCTCGGCGCGGCGGCGACCGAGGTCCGGACCGAGCGGGGCTACGTCTGGGTGGAGGTCCCGTGGGATGACGGCACCCTGCAGGACTCCGTGAATGCGCTCTACGGCGACGGCGTGGTGATCGTCTCTTCGGCCTTCAGAGAGGTCGACTGACACAGCGGGGCACAGGTATCAGAGGACGCAGCGGAGATTCGTCGTCGTGCCGTAGATGTTGGCCCATCCGCCGACGTACGCCGTGGCGAGCACCGTCGTCCCGTTGCGGGCCTGTGTGTACCCGGAGGAGCGCGCATGCGCGAGCGAGCGCGCACTGAACGAAGAGGGGACGGAGTGGATTCCGCACGTGCTGAACGCGAGCATCGTGCCGCCGAGGGAGTATCCCGCGAACAGGCAGACCCCGCCGCTCGGGCACGGGCCCACCGACGACGCCGAGAACGAGCGCGGCGAACCGGTCGGAACGACGAGTTCCATGTGGAGCGCCGGCCAGACGGCATGATGTCCGTCGATGAGCACGCCGCCGGGAACCTCCTCCAGCATCTGTGCGACCTCCGGCGCGACGTCGACGCGTCCGTCATCGACCGCATCGGCCGGCGACACAGCCGTGATCGCCAGCAGCACACCCGTCGCGATCGCGATCAGCGACCGGACCGCCGTCACTTCGCGACCTCCTCCGGCACGTCGAACAGACGGTAGGCGATGACCGCCCCAGCTGGAAGCACGTCGTCTTCGAGGACGTTGGTCCGCTCGAAGCCGACGATGCGGCCGGAGTCGGCCGAGAGCAGCACGACATCGCTCGCCGCGCCATCCGCCGACGTCACGCGCAGACCGGCGACGTCGCGGCCGAGCCGGTCGACGGTCGCACCGAGAGAAGTAGCGCCCTCCGTGTCGTCGAGGATCGCGAGTATCTGCGACTCCTGCTCGTTGGTCAGCGTCCATTGCTCGAGCAGTGCCGAAGCCGCCATCAGCACGTCGTAGGAAGTCGGATCGGCAGGCATCCCGAACGCGACGAGGGCCGCCGCGATGTCCTCGCGCGCCGCTCCGGGGGGCGCGGCCACGGGGCTCGCGAACTCGCCGGGAGCCATCTTCAGGTCCATCGATACGCGACCGCTGCTGGTGACTTCCGCCGACACGTTCGCCGACGCATCGGAAGGGTCATAGGGGGCGCCGTCGATGACCGTCACCCGACCGGACTGGTCGGCGTCCCACTGCAGCGTGACCAGCTGCGGAACCACCACTGAGGTGCCGTAGTCGGCGTCGATGTTGAACGACCACGTCGCCGAGCGCACGAACCTCACCGGCTCGACGGGTCCTGGCCCCCGGGCGAGAGCAGCCTGTGCATCTTCGATCGTCTCCGCGACCGTGCTCGCGCCCGAGAAATCGAGAGGCTGAGGAGAGCCGGCCACTGCGGCGCTCGTCGGCACGAGCACGTTGACGCCGATGACTGTGGCGGTGACAGCGGCTGCAAGGCCGGCGAGAACACCGATCACGCGGTTGCGCTTCCGGTGCGGGTGCGGGTCGGTGGCCATGATCCGCTCGAGCATCGCGAGGGCCTCAGCGTCCGGCTTCGCGTCGATCGGCGTGCGAGCCGATGCGGCCTCGACCAGCAGCCGATCCAGCTCCTCGTCAGTGATCTTCGGCATCAGTTGCCCCCTCCAGGCCCAGCCCCCGGCGCAGCTTCTCGTGTGCGCGACGATGAATCCGATCCGCACAGGCACGGGAAACACCCATCGACCCGGCGATATCCCCCACCGCGAGTCCGTCCCAGTACGTGAGCATGATGATACGCCGTTCGCGCACGCTGAGACCAGAGAGAGCTCTCAGGACTTCGGCGTGATCTGCGGATGCCCCGCTCTCCGCGTCCTCGTTCGAGAGGCCGGCATGCACGGCCGCGGTCACCGCGCGGCGGTCGGCCACTCGATTCCATCGCCGGCGCAGAGACCGATCGGCGAACTTCAGCAACCAGGCGCGATCGAGCGGTCGGTGCGGTTTCAGTCGCGACCACGCGCTGAAGAAGACCTCTGAGACGATCTCGGTCACCTCGGCATCGTCGTCGACCACGCATTCGACGTGATGTCTGACGGCAGCCCAGTTCTCATCGAACACACGGGAGAAGACCTCGTTGCGCAGCGAGTTCGGGTCTTCGCTGCTCGCCTTCATGAGGGCGGCAGCGGCGGCCTCGCCGCCTGGTGACGGAGCGCGCCCATGTCAGAATCCGAGTCGGCCGAGCTGCTTCGGATCGCGCTGCCACTCCTTGGCGACCTTGACGTGCAGTCCGAGGAACACACGGGTGCCGAGCAGTCCTTCGATCTCGCCGCGAGCCTTCGCCCCGACATCACGCAGGCGCGAGCCCTTGTGACCGATGATGATGGCCTTCTGGCTGTCGCGTTCGACCACGATCGACGCGTGCACGTCGGTGAGATCGCTTCCCTCACGGGGAGCGATGTCGTCGACGACCACGGCGATCGAGTGCGGAAGCTCGTCGCGCACTCCGTCGAGGGCGGCCTCTCGGATGATCTCCGCGATGCGGTCCTCTTCTGTCTCGTCGGTCGTGATCCCCTCGGGGTAGAGAGCGGGGCCGGTCGGCATGAGCGCCAGCACCTCGTCGGACAGCACCTCGAGCTGGTCACGCGTGAGCGCCGACAGCGGGATGACGGCGGCCCAGTCCTCGCGCAGCGAATCGACCTCCATCAGCCGTTCCGTGATCTCATCGCGGCTCGCGGCATCCGTCTTGGTCACGATCGCGATCTTCTTCGCCCGCGGATACCCGTCGAGCGATGCGGCGATGCGGCGATCGCCGGGGCCCACCTTCTCGGTCGCGGGCACGCAGAAGCCGATCACGTCGACATCGCCGAGAACCTGCTCGACGAGATCGTTCAGCCGCTCGCCGAGCAGCGTACGAGGTTTGTGGATGCCGGGCGTGTCGACGATCACGAGCTGCCCCTCGGGCCGGTTCACGATGCCGCGGATCGCCCGCCTGGTCGTCTGCGGCTTGTCGCTGATGATCGCGATCTTCTCGCCGACCAGCGCGTTCGTCAGGGTGGACTTGCCCACGTTCGGGCGTCCGACGAAGGTCACGAAGCCGCTTCTGGCCTGCTCAGTCATCGTCTGCTTCTCCTTCATCGGGCGCTCCGGGCGCCCTCTCCACGAACACGGTCGCGATTCCACGGCCGCGCCCTCTCGACGCCCCGCCCGTGAGCAGGAGGCCGTCGACGACCGCTGCGGCTCCCGGCTGCGGAACCTGTCCGAGCGTCTTACCCAGCAGCCCGCCGATCGAGTCGACGTCCTCGTCTTCGAGTTCGAGTCCGAACAGATCGCCGACATCCTCCAGCGGAAGGCGGGCGCTCACGCGGTACCTGCCCTCGCCGAGATCGACGACTTCCGCCGACACCTGATCGTACTCGTCCGCGATCTCACCGACGAGCTCCTCGATCAGATCCTCCAGGGTGACGAGGCCCGAGATGCCGCCGTGCTCATCGATCACGAGGCACACGTGCACGGCATCGCGCTTCATCTGCTGCAAGAGGGTCTCGGCGCGCATCGACTCGGGGACGAACGTGGCGGGGCGTGATATCGGCCGAATCGATGCGGCGCGCCAGGCGCTCTCGTCGCGGAAGGCGAACTGCACCAGATCCTTGAGATAGAGAACGCCCACGACATCGTCGGCCTCATCATCGACGACGGGCATCCGAGACACACCCCGGTTCAGGAACAGCGCCATCGCTTCGCTCGTCGTCGCCGTGGCGTCGACCGCGACCATCTCGGTGCGCGGCACCATCACCGCGCGCACGAACTGATCCGTGAAATCGAAGACCGAATGGATGAGATCCCGATCGTCCTCTTCGATGAGGGCGTTCGACGCCGCCTCGTCGACCATGCTCAGCAGCTGCTCCTCGGAGCTGAAGGTGCTGCGTCCGGCGCCCGGCGTCACCCGGTTGCCGAGCACGACCAGACCCTGCGCAAGCGGGCCGAGGATGATCCGCACTCCGCGCACGACAGGTGCGCAAGCGCGCAGCATCCGATCCGCATGATGACGACCGAAGGTGCGCGGGCTGGCGCCGACGAGCACGAAGGTGATGCCGGTCATGAGGACGGCGGCGGCGAGCATCGCCCACCAGATGTTCTCGAAGAGGTTCGAGAATGCGACGGTGACCAGCACGGCGGCCGTCGTCTCTGACAGCACGCGGATGAAGGCGACCGCGTTCACGTGGGCTTCAGGATCGGCGGCGATGCGCGCCAGCTGATGCGCGTTGCGCCCCTCGGATCCCATCTCCTCCAGGTCGGCGCGCGACCTCACCCCGAACGCGGCGTCGATCGCCGCCATCAGACCGCCGAAGGCGACCAGCAGCACGGCGCCGATCAGGAGGAAGGCGACGGTCATCGTCGGCGTTCAGCCGCAGCGAACCCCTGGATGAGCTCCTTCTGCAGACCGAACATCTCACGCTCCTCGTCGGGTTCGGCGTGATCGAAGCCGAGCAGGTGCAGAAGTCCGTGGGTCGTGAGCAGGATCAGCTCGTCCATCAGCGTGTGGCCCGCGGCCTGCGCCTGCGTCTCGGCGACCTGCGGGCACAGCACGATGTCGCCGAGCAGACCGGGGGCCGTCTGACGGTCCTCCGTACCCGGGCGCAGCTCGTCCATCGGGAAGCTCAGGACATCGGTCGGGCCCGGCTCGTCCATCCACTGCACGTGCAGGGCTTCCATCGCGCCCTCGTCGACGAGCACGATCGCCACTTCGGCGTCGGGGCTGACGTGCAGCTGGGCGAGGTTGAAGTCGGTCAGCCGCTGCAGCACGGTCTCGTCGACATCGATCGCCGACTCGTTGTTGATCTCGATCATGAGAGTCCTCGTTTCGGCATCCGGTCTCTGGGGCCGGGGCGCTGTGCGCCCCGGCGATCGGCGCGGTTGGCGAACTCGGCCGCCTGCTCGCGCTCGAAGCGCTGCGCCGTGCGCTTCTCGTCGTACTCGCTGTACGCGTCGACGATGCGTCCGACGAGCGAGTGACGCACGACGTCCTCACTCGTCAGCCGGGAGAAGTGGATGTCGTCGATGTCGTTCAGCACGCGAGTCACCAGGCGGAGCCCGGAGGATCCCTGGGGCAGGTCGACCTGGGTGATGTCGCCGGTGACGACCATCTTCGTGCCGAAGCCCAGACGGGTGAGGAACATCTTCATCTGCTCGGGCGTGGTGTTCTGCGCCTCGTCGAGCACGACGAAGGAGTCGTTCAGCGTGCGCCCGCGCATGTAGGCGAGGGGGGCGACCTCGATCGTCCCCGTGGCCATCAGCCGCGGCACGATCTCGGGATCCATCATCTCGTTGAGCGCGTCGTACAGCGGCCGCAGGTAGGGATCGATCTTGTCGGTCAGCGTGCCGGGGAGGAATCCGAGTCTCTCGCCCGCCTCGACGGCGGGACGCGTGAGGATGATGCGCGTGACCTCTTTGCGTTGCAGCGCCTGCACGGCCTTCGCCATGGCGAGGTACGTCTTGCCGGTGCCGGCGGGGCCGATCCCGAATACGATCGTGTTCTCCTCGATCGCGTCGACGTACTCCTTCTGACCCGGGGTCTTCGGTCGGATCACCTTGCCCCGCGTGGACAGGATCGCCTCGCCGAGCACTTCGCTCGGCCGGGGGCCGCCGTCTCTACGCAGCATCTGCGCCGAGCTCGTGACATCGCTGGGCGCCAGGTCGTGCCCGTTCCTGGTCATGGTGAGCAGCTCGTCGACCAGTCGTCGGGCCGCGGCGACCGCTGCCGCCTCGCCCGTCAAGGTGATCTCGTTGCCACGCACGAGCACCTGCACGTCGGGATGCTCCTTCTCGAGCATCCGCAGCAGCCGATCCTGCGGACCGAGCAGCTGGACCATGGCCACGCCGTCGGCGTAGATCCGTTCAGTGGTGTCGTCAGAAGCCAACGAGCTTGTTCTCCTCGAAGTTGCCGAGCACATGGGCGTGCACGTGGAAGACGGACTGGGCGGCACTGGCGCCCTTGTTGAAGATCAGCCGGTACTCGCCGTTGGCGTGCTCGTCGGCCAGTCGCTGGGCGACCGCCACCATCTCGGCGAGCAGATCGGGGTCACCGGCTGCGAGCTCGGTGACATCTCGATAGTCCTCTGTCTTCGGAATGATCAGGACGTGCAGCGGAGCCTGCGGGTTGATGTCGCGGATCGCGAAGATGCGCTCGGTCTCCAGCAGGATCTCGCCGGGGATGTCGCCGGTGAGTATGCGCGTGAAGATCGAAGGCTCGCTCATGGTCCCAGTCTAGTGAGCGCAGCTCACCAGCGGCCGAGCAGCGCGGACAGCACGGCGATCGCCGCCGGGCCCGCAGTCGAGGTGCGCAGCACGGTGTCGCCGAGCAGCACACGCTCGGCACCGGCATCCGCGAGCCGATCGAGCTCCTCCGGGGCGATGCCGCCCTCCGGGCCCACCACGAGCACCAGGTCGCGCCCGTCCGGTTCGAGTTCCGAGAGGCGGACGGATGCCGTCGGATCGAGCAGCAGCACTCGGTGCGTCTCGGTCCGCTCCATGAGCTGGGCGGTGGAGACGGGCGGAGTCACTTCCGGCACCCAGGCCCGATGCGCCTGCTTCGCGGCCTCGCGCACGATCGTCGCCCAGCGCTCGCGACCCTTCGCCGCCTTCGGCCCTTCCCATCGCG includes:
- the leuA gene encoding 2-isopropylmalate synthase yields the protein MKNNQRPSSMPIHKYRPYHEQLAVELPDRTWPDARITQAPRWCAVDLRDGNQALIDPMSPERKRVMFELLVGMGYKEIEVGFPSASQTDFDFVRQLIEENLIPDDVTIQVLTQAREHLIERTYESIAGAKQAIVHLYNSTSVLQREVVFRTDKQGIVDIALEGARLCRKFEKTIPDTQVYYEYSPESYTGTELKFAVEVCNQVIEIFEPTPDRKVIINLPATVEMATPNVYADSIEWMSRNLAHRENVILSLHPHNDRGTAIAAAELGYMAGADRIEGCLFGNGERTGNVDLVALGINLFTQGIDPQIDFSDIDQVKRTVEYCNQLPVPERSPWAGDLVFTAFSGSHQDAIKKGFEAMAATAEAEGVTVDEIEWAVPYLPIDPKDLGRSYEAVIRVNSQSGKGGVAYLLKADHAIDLPRKLQIEFSGVVQAKTDAEGGELTSEQIWSIFSDEYLPADDSAAKWGRFELLATQTRSDMSGEVILDVVLRDDEQQLTVAGSGNGPVAAFVEVLREQGFDITVYDYVEHALSAGGDAQAAAYVELQVGDQRLWGVGVDGDISTASLKAIVSGVNRSIRTRAQELAAV
- a CDS encoding trimeric intracellular cation channel family protein; the protein is MTEPLFTVPLWADLLGVGLGGVQGAMFASGFQGQRRLDWLGVAIIGIMIGMGGGLIRDILLGVPPASLKSDWYLVTATGAALFGMLLAGLFNRLNKVIVVLDAVVIGMFGAFGTSKAIAFGVPPVPAVFIGACAAVGGGVLRDMLMGLPTAIMHVGSLYAVAAGAGCAFIAIAVQGFGMSVTLAAIIGIVVTAVIRILAVSFDVSLPEQRRLYRRRVAAETGMIPIIKPPAD
- a CDS encoding hemolysin family protein → MTVAFLLIGAVLLVAFGGLMAAIDAAFGVRSRADLEEMGSEGRNAHQLARIAADPEAHVNAVAFIRVLSETTAAVLVTVAFSNLFENIWWAMLAAAVLMTGITFVLVGASPRTFGRHHADRMLRACAPVVRGVRIILGPLAQGLVVLGNRVTPGAGRSTFSSEEQLLSMVDEAASNALIEEDDRDLIHSVFDFTDQFVRAVMVPRTEMVAVDATATTSEAMALFLNRGVSRMPVVDDEADDVVGVLYLKDLVQFAFRDESAWRAASIRPISRPATFVPESMRAETLLQQMKRDAVHVCLVIDEHGGISGLVTLEDLIEELVGEIADEYDQVSAEVVDLGEGRYRVSARLPLEDVGDLFGLELEDEDVDSIGGLLGKTLGQVPQPGAAAVVDGLLLTGGASRGRGRGIATVFVERAPGAPDEGEADDD
- the ybeY gene encoding rRNA maturation RNase YbeY, encoding MIEINNESAIDVDETVLQRLTDFNLAQLHVSPDAEVAIVLVDEGAMEALHVQWMDEPGPTDVLSFPMDELRPGTEDRQTAPGLLGDIVLCPQVAETQAQAAGHTLMDELILLTTHGLLHLLGFDHAEPDEEREMFGLQKELIQGFAAAERRR
- the era gene encoding GTPase Era; translated protein: MTEQARSGFVTFVGRPNVGKSTLTNALVGEKIAIISDKPQTTRRAIRGIVNRPEGQLVIVDTPGIHKPRTLLGERLNDLVEQVLGDVDVIGFCVPATEKVGPGDRRIAASLDGYPRAKKIAIVTKTDAASRDEITERLMEVDSLREDWAAVIPLSALTRDQLEVLSDEVLALMPTGPALYPEGITTDETEEDRIAEIIREAALDGVRDELPHSIAVVVDDIAPREGSDLTDVHASIVVERDSQKAIIIGHKGSRLRDVGAKARGEIEGLLGTRVFLGLHVKVAKEWQRDPKQLGRLGF
- a CDS encoding RNA polymerase sigma factor, whose product is MKASSEDPNSLRNEVFSRVFDENWAAVRHHVECVVDDDAEVTEIVSEVFFSAWSRLKPHRPLDRAWLLKFADRSLRRRWNRVADRRAVTAAVHAGLSNEDAESGASADHAEVLRALSGLSVRERRIIMLTYWDGLAVGDIAGSMGVSRACADRIHRRAHEKLRRGLGLEGATDAEDH
- a CDS encoding isoprenyl transferase, whose amino-acid sequence is MTPKPYTHKDAVAYRPLDWTGVQPPAFPKVPEHVAIVMDGNGRWANRRGLNRIEGHKAGEEVLLDVVAGAIQAGVKHLSVYAFSTENWARSPEEVRFLMGYNRDVLHRRRDQLNEWGVRVRWAGRKPRLWGSVIKELQYAEQLTRGNDVLTLTMCVNYGGRVELVDAMRAIASDVAAGRVKPSAITEKTIRRNLYVPDMPDVDLFVRSSGEQRTSNFLLWESAYAEMVFLDTLWPDFSREELWRAIGVYLSRDRRFGGAVDSPDQA
- a CDS encoding DsbA family oxidoreductase, which encodes MTEPISIDIWSDIACPWCYIGKRNLEKGLDAVAADEDAPQVNITFHSFELSPDTPVDFHGDEVDFLAGHKGMPRAQVEQMLSHVTGVAAEAGLAYRFDLLQHTNTVKAHELLHFAKAQGLQHEMEERLMSAYFTEGRHVGRIDDLVDLAIEVGLDADETREALESAAHLPAVRQDQAQAQAYGIQGVPFFVIDGQYGISGAQPPAAFENVLRDLWSKRGDSVEA
- the recO gene encoding DNA repair protein RecO, yielding MPTYRDEAVILRTHKLGEADRIVTMLSRRHGKLRAVAKGVRRTSSKFGSRLEPFMVADVQLYQGRSLDIVQQAESLGSYGAEIAAHYDRFTAANAMVETADRLSDSEATPEQYLLLVGGLRALSRGEHAARSILDSYLLRVMALSGWAPSLGDCARCGAPGPHANFIGQLGGMVCRNDAPAGSPKIAERTIALLRSLMAGEWEIIDAASPVETSAASGLVAAYAQWHLERGIRSLAHLEGNR
- a CDS encoding AAA family ATPase encodes the protein MLSSADLLPFRPDRVLIAGVTGSGKTTLARRVEDRWGLRHIEIDGLFHGPDWTPRPSFLDDVRTFAGEDRWVTEWQYTSKGTDDILAPRAQVVLWLDYPYRVVRTRLIRRTASRQLLRTRLWNGNTERGLLSMFRRDPEENILLWQTRTLRKWSERMPVVEERFPHLTIVRLRNPRETERWLRAQA